From one Lotus japonicus ecotype B-129 chromosome 3, LjGifu_v1.2 genomic stretch:
- the LOC130743490 gene encoding uncharacterized protein LOC130743490, protein MKSLISDQSRLPRVIVTDRDLALLSAASQSLPTTTHLLCLWHINKCVLAKCKEYVGTDDFAQEVMDKWAELVDAPTVPEFEAHWIELFNMCKHKHKLKFATYCSTTWLVHKQKFAKAWTNHVMHFGTTTSNRAEGAHASLKLMLRNSKGDLATSWDASHSLTTNRHTEIVASFERSMNKIDHLFKTPFYTNIRGFVSIKCLKLIDAELTRMRASGGRCDCLLRETHGLPCGCQLADYERIPYEAIHPFWKSLSWEHVPVVDTGSSDICGLNHGEMHPEVEALTRYFHSLDTGGQSMVRRKLQAIYCPERSTLCTPELRIKSNRTPKLKESKQPKGRAIGSLTRDPSTFELTDKKIKEEKKSSQPAKRKKRVKKSDTSHFMCNFPAFLHPYIGTITDVEDDGNCGYRSIAALMGHSAGQDGWPWVRATLIQELETNVLMYNRMWGTDVVNALHNRLTLPIGDPATPDKWFQLPEMGYLVATKYQLVLVSLSSMGCNTYFPLIGAGPRDEHSVIAIGHVINHWVQLQLTAGHPMPTIAPQWDWHADLASKYWRNLYRPRLDMYDAQFHAWLGAFSGHADYVDITTD, encoded by the exons atgaagtctctgatTTCCGACCAATCTAGGTTGCCTAGAGTGATTGTGACGGACAGAGATCTTgctttattgagtgctgcttcacaaagccttcccaccaccacccatttactatgcttgtggcacatcaacaagtgtgttttggcaaagtgcaaagagtatgttggcacggatgattttgctcaagaggttatggacaagtgggccgaattggtagatgctccaacagttccagaatttgaagctcattggattgaattgtttaacatgtgcaagcataaacacaagttgaaatttgccacttattgttctactacatggttggtccacaagcagaaatttgccaaggcatggacaaatcatgtgatgcattttggaacaacaacaagtaacag ggctgaaggtgcacatgccagcttgaagttgatgttgcggaacagtaagggtgacctggccacatcatgggatgcgtcgcatagtttgaccaccaatcgccacactgagatagtagcatcgtttgagcgcagtatgaataaaattgatcaccttttcaagacccctttctacacaaatattagGGGATTTGTGTCAATCAAATGCCTGAAACTCATTGATGCTGAACTGACAAGAATGCGAGCCTCCGGCGGCAGATGCGATTGcttattgagagagactcatggactaccttgcggttgtcaacttgcag attatgagaggattccgtacgaggccattcatccattctggaagagcctaagttgggagcatgtacctgttgtagatactggcagctcagatatttgcggactaaaccatggagagatgcacccagaagttgaggcactgacacgttatttccattctttggatactggagggcagagtatggtaaggaggaagcttcaagcgatatattgtcctgaaaggagtacactatgtactcctgagcttcggataaagtccaaccgcactcctaagttgaaggagagcaaacaacccaagggtcgagcaataggatccttgactcgtgatccttcaACGTTTGAACTTACTGACAAGaagattaaagaggaaaagaagtcttcacaaccagcaaagaggaagaagcgtgtgaagaagtctgatacaagccatttcatgtgtaactttccagcctttctccatccatatattggcacaattacagatgttgaggatgatggtaactgtggctatagatccATTGCTGCATTAATGGGGCATTCCGCCGGTCAGGACGGTTGGCCTTGGGTTAGGGCTACATTGATACAAGAACTTGAGACCAATGTGTTAATGTATAATAGGATGTGGGGCACAGATGTTGTTAATGCCTTACATAATCGTCTCACTCTTCCTATTGGTGACCCGGCCACCCCTGACAAATGGTttcaactgccagagatgggataccttgttgcCACAAAGTACCAATTGGTTCTCGTATCCTTATCCTCTATGGGTTGTAACACATACTTTCCACTGATAGGAGCCGGCCCACGAGATGAGCATTCTGTTATAGCTATTGGACATGTGATAAATCACTGGGTACAG CTCCAATTAACTGctggacatcctatgccgaCTATTGCTCCCCAGTGGGATTGGCACGCTGATCTTGCCTCCAAATACTGGAGGAACCTATATCGTCCACGTTTAGACATGTATGATGCACAATTCCATGCTTGGCTTGGTGCTTTTAGTGGTCATGCGGACTATGTGGACATCACCACAGATTGA
- the LOC130749783 gene encoding serine/threonine-protein phosphatase 7 long form homolog isoform X1, protein MLNLFAFHRRMKGGRKRSRSSTVDDAEDRHERLHASTRRGDHRAASQAVEASAPSPSPSATPAGAPSPCPSATPPSGGPSTTAPSGTPAEPQPHPTPVSPMVELPLEETSGEHSSSEPSGEESASETASETASEASGEEEEPLILQEEIDAADVVPDVVAEGGADDDLIQRVAPFPGGPEDLSLLAHYPDHKAPWTWQALLRTDPRYVDRRTLRVATVGGKVWNLPCDGDSEAHTAVRQLLQQTGLYHLPWCGLPETDPAVVLALVERWHEETSSFHMPFGEMTITLDDVSAILHLPTGSRFYTPGRGERDEVAALCAQLLGGSVAAYLAEFEAAGGQNIRFITLKTMYTSAMDGGRYEDAARIWLVNQLGATLFASKSGGYHTTVYWIGMLEDLGRVSEYAWGAIALASLYEQLSRASRRKTAQIGGFTSLVLSWAYEYISSSVIIRTEVPGYTQDQPRAQRWSTSRIAHSGLDERRVMLDELTVDDITWTPFEDHRDVRPRDPRALYSGYIRTPYGRSVSLHLPERVMRQFGFIQDIPRHPSEIQTTGSLAETADAAYAEFEPHLRPQGIPATYPGEAVEGYMRWYSRVSHVFIIPEDRREELSAVSAIRRGVELLEQSLEVPGAYAPGTQPRILTERALDLFRRSSFVGTQGVAFSAIRGAAAAGGRARGGRARGGRPRGGGARGGRARGEGDPGEGVRGGRARGPRGRRGRGRGE, encoded by the exons atgttaaatttgtttgcttttcataggagaatgaagggcgggagGAAGAGGTCTCGATCTTCTACAGTCGATGATGCAGAGGATCGCCACGagcgcttgcatgcttctacGCGGCGCGGCGACCATCGAGCAGCTAGTCAGGCGGTTGAGGCTTCGGCCCCGTCTCCGTCTCCGTCTGCTACTCCGGCCGGGGCTCCGTCTCCGTGTCCGTCTGCTACACCTCCGTCAGGTGGTCCATCTACTACAGCTCCGTCAGGTACTCCGGCTGAGCCTCAGCCTCATCCTACTCCGGTCTCTCCGATGGTTGAGTTACCTCTTGAGGAGACATCTGGCGAGCATTCTTCTTCGGAGCCCAGTGGCGAGGAGTCTGCTTCTGAGACTGCTTCTGAGACTGCTTCTGAGGccagtggtgaggaggaggagcctcttattctccaggaggagattgatgctgctgatgtTGTGCCAGATGTGGTGGCAGAGGGCGGCGCGGATGACGACCTCATCCAGAGGGTGGCACCGTTTCCCGGGGGGCCTGAGGATCTGTCGCTTCTTGCGCATTATCCTGACCACAAGGCTCCTTGGACGTGGCAGGCACTTCTTCGCACAGACCCGCGGTACGTGGACCGTCGGACATTGAGGGTGGCCACTGTTGGGGGGAAGGTATGGAACCTCCCCTGTGATGGCGATTCAGAGGCCCACACAGCTGTGCGACAGCTGCTGCAGCAGACGGGTTTGTATCACCTGCCTTGGTGCGGGTTACCGGAGACAGACCCAGCTGTCGTACTGGCCCTTGttgagagatggcatgaggagacgagtagcttccacatgccgttcggggagatgactatcaccctggacgatGTGTCGGCTATTCTCCATCTTCCCAcagggtcgaggttctacactCCGGGCAGAGGGGAGCGAGACGAGGTTGCAGCGCTCTGCGCCCAGCtcctgggaggatctgttgctgCTTATCTGGCTGAGTTTGAGGCGGCGGGTGGCCAGAACATTCGGTTCATTACTTTGAAGACCATGTACACGTCTGCTATGGATG ggggacgctatgaggatgctgctaggatctggctggtgaaccagcttggtGCCACCCTCTTTGCCAGCAAGAGTGGTGGTTACCACACTACTGTCTACTGGATCGGGATGCTTGAGGACCTCGGTCGCGTGTCGGAGTACGCGTGGGGTGCGATTGCGCTGGCTTCGTTGTACGAACAGCTGAGTCGTGCTTCCCGCAGGAAGACAGCGCAGATCGGTGGGTTCACCTCCCTTGTGCTGTCATGGGCGTATGAGTACATATCCAGCAGCGTCATTATCAGGACGGAGGTCCCCGGCTAcacacaggaccagcctagggcgcagcggtggtccacgtctcggatcgcgcattccggactcgatgagagacgggtcatgctcgatgagcttacAGTGGATGATATCACATGGACCCCTTTTGAGGACCATCGAGATGTTCGACCGCGGGATCCCAGGGCCCTCTATTCCGGCTACATCCGGACACCTTACGGCCGGTCTGTGAGCCTACATCTACCAGAGCGGgttatgcgccagtttggcttcatacaggacatccctcgacacccctctgagatccagacgacggggtcacttgctgagaccgcagatgctgcctatgctgagtttgagccgcacctccgccctcaggggatacctgctacatatccgggagaggcggtggagggttacatgaggtggtatagcagagtgtcacatgtgttcatcatccctgaggataggagggaggagcttagtgccgtg tctgccatacgtaggggtgtggagttgttggagcagtccCTGGAGGTGCCAGGTGCTTATGCTCCAGGGACACAGCCCCGGATCCTCACGGAGAGGGCGCTCGATCTCTTTCGACGGAGTTCCTTCGTTGGTACCCAGGGAGTTGCCTTTTCTGCTATTCGAGGAGCCGCAGCTgcgggaggcagagctcgtggaggcagagctcgtggaggcagaccccgtggaggcggagctcgtggaggcagagctcgtggagagggtgatcctggagagggtgttcgtggaggtcgagctcgtggacccagaggtcgcagggggcggggtcggggagagtga
- the LOC130749783 gene encoding serine/threonine-protein phosphatase 7 long form homolog isoform X2, translating into MKGGRKRSRSSTVDDAEDRHERLHASTRRGDHRAASQAVEASAPSPSPSATPAGAPSPCPSATPPSGGPSTTAPSGTPAEPQPHPTPVSPMVELPLEETSGEHSSSEPSGEESASETASETASEASGEEEEPLILQEEIDAADVVPDVVAEGGADDDLIQRVAPFPGGPEDLSLLAHYPDHKAPWTWQALLRTDPRYVDRRTLRVATVGGKVWNLPCDGDSEAHTAVRQLLQQTGLYHLPWCGLPETDPAVVLALVERWHEETSSFHMPFGEMTITLDDVSAILHLPTGSRFYTPGRGERDEVAALCAQLLGGSVAAYLAEFEAAGGQNIRFITLKTMYTSAMDGGRYEDAARIWLVNQLGATLFASKSGGYHTTVYWIGMLEDLGRVSEYAWGAIALASLYEQLSRASRRKTAQIGGFTSLVLSWAYEYISSSVIIRTEVPGYTQDQPRAQRWSTSRIAHSGLDERRVMLDELTVDDITWTPFEDHRDVRPRDPRALYSGYIRTPYGRSVSLHLPERVMRQFGFIQDIPRHPSEIQTTGSLAETADAAYAEFEPHLRPQGIPATYPGEAVEGYMRWYSRVSHVFIIPEDRREELSAVSAIRRGVELLEQSLEVPGAYAPGTQPRILTERALDLFRRSSFVGTQGVAFSAIRGAAAAGGRARGGRARGGRPRGGGARGGRARGEGDPGEGVRGGRARGPRGRRGRGRGE; encoded by the exons atgaagggcgggagGAAGAGGTCTCGATCTTCTACAGTCGATGATGCAGAGGATCGCCACGagcgcttgcatgcttctacGCGGCGCGGCGACCATCGAGCAGCTAGTCAGGCGGTTGAGGCTTCGGCCCCGTCTCCGTCTCCGTCTGCTACTCCGGCCGGGGCTCCGTCTCCGTGTCCGTCTGCTACACCTCCGTCAGGTGGTCCATCTACTACAGCTCCGTCAGGTACTCCGGCTGAGCCTCAGCCTCATCCTACTCCGGTCTCTCCGATGGTTGAGTTACCTCTTGAGGAGACATCTGGCGAGCATTCTTCTTCGGAGCCCAGTGGCGAGGAGTCTGCTTCTGAGACTGCTTCTGAGACTGCTTCTGAGGccagtggtgaggaggaggagcctcttattctccaggaggagattgatgctgctgatgtTGTGCCAGATGTGGTGGCAGAGGGCGGCGCGGATGACGACCTCATCCAGAGGGTGGCACCGTTTCCCGGGGGGCCTGAGGATCTGTCGCTTCTTGCGCATTATCCTGACCACAAGGCTCCTTGGACGTGGCAGGCACTTCTTCGCACAGACCCGCGGTACGTGGACCGTCGGACATTGAGGGTGGCCACTGTTGGGGGGAAGGTATGGAACCTCCCCTGTGATGGCGATTCAGAGGCCCACACAGCTGTGCGACAGCTGCTGCAGCAGACGGGTTTGTATCACCTGCCTTGGTGCGGGTTACCGGAGACAGACCCAGCTGTCGTACTGGCCCTTGttgagagatggcatgaggagacgagtagcttccacatgccgttcggggagatgactatcaccctggacgatGTGTCGGCTATTCTCCATCTTCCCAcagggtcgaggttctacactCCGGGCAGAGGGGAGCGAGACGAGGTTGCAGCGCTCTGCGCCCAGCtcctgggaggatctgttgctgCTTATCTGGCTGAGTTTGAGGCGGCGGGTGGCCAGAACATTCGGTTCATTACTTTGAAGACCATGTACACGTCTGCTATGGATG ggggacgctatgaggatgctgctaggatctggctggtgaaccagcttggtGCCACCCTCTTTGCCAGCAAGAGTGGTGGTTACCACACTACTGTCTACTGGATCGGGATGCTTGAGGACCTCGGTCGCGTGTCGGAGTACGCGTGGGGTGCGATTGCGCTGGCTTCGTTGTACGAACAGCTGAGTCGTGCTTCCCGCAGGAAGACAGCGCAGATCGGTGGGTTCACCTCCCTTGTGCTGTCATGGGCGTATGAGTACATATCCAGCAGCGTCATTATCAGGACGGAGGTCCCCGGCTAcacacaggaccagcctagggcgcagcggtggtccacgtctcggatcgcgcattccggactcgatgagagacgggtcatgctcgatgagcttacAGTGGATGATATCACATGGACCCCTTTTGAGGACCATCGAGATGTTCGACCGCGGGATCCCAGGGCCCTCTATTCCGGCTACATCCGGACACCTTACGGCCGGTCTGTGAGCCTACATCTACCAGAGCGGgttatgcgccagtttggcttcatacaggacatccctcgacacccctctgagatccagacgacggggtcacttgctgagaccgcagatgctgcctatgctgagtttgagccgcacctccgccctcaggggatacctgctacatatccgggagaggcggtggagggttacatgaggtggtatagcagagtgtcacatgtgttcatcatccctgaggataggagggaggagcttagtgccgtg tctgccatacgtaggggtgtggagttgttggagcagtccCTGGAGGTGCCAGGTGCTTATGCTCCAGGGACACAGCCCCGGATCCTCACGGAGAGGGCGCTCGATCTCTTTCGACGGAGTTCCTTCGTTGGTACCCAGGGAGTTGCCTTTTCTGCTATTCGAGGAGCCGCAGCTgcgggaggcagagctcgtggaggcagagctcgtggaggcagaccccgtggaggcggagctcgtggaggcagagctcgtggagagggtgatcctggagagggtgttcgtggaggtcgagctcgtggacccagaggtcgcagggggcggggtcggggagagtga
- the LOC130748213 gene encoding ADP,ATP carrier protein 1, mitochondrial-like, whose translation MVDQVQRARINENVAAQPYLRYGLSSYQRRFGNYSNAAFQYPVMPSCRATTDFSTVAATTSPVFAAAPAEKSHFLIDFLMGGVSAAVSKTAAAPIERVKLLIQNQDEMIKAGRLSEPYKGIGDCFTRTMKDEGVVALWRGNTANVIRYFPTQALNFAFKDYFKRLFNFKKDRDGYWKWFAGNLGSGGAAGASSLLFVYSLDYARTRLANDAKAAKKGGGGRQFNGLIDVYKKTLASDGVAGLYRGFNISCVGIIVYRGLYFGMYDSLKPVLLTGSLQDSFFASFGLGWLITNGAGLASYPIDTVRRRMMMTSGEAVKYKSSMDAFTQILKNEGPKSLFKGAGANILRAVAGAGVLAGYDKLQVVFFGKKYGSGGA comes from the exons ATGGTTGATCAGGTTCAGCGCGCTAGAATCAATGAGAATGTTGCAGCCCAGCCCTATCTCCGATATGGTCTCTCTTCATACCAAAGGCGGTTTGGGAATTACTCGAATGCCGCATTTCAGTATCCGGTGATGCCATCATGCAGAGCCACAACTGATTTTTCTACCGTTGCAGCAACTACCTCCCCTGTCtttgctgcagctcctgcagaGAAAAGCCACTTTCTTATTGACTTTCTCATGGGTGGAGTTTCAGCTGCTGTATCCAAAACCGCAGCTGCTCCCATTGAAAGGGTTAAACTTTTGATCCAGAACCAGGACGAGATGATCAAAGCTGGAAGACTTTCTGAGCCCTATAAGGGTATTGGTGATTGTTTTACGCGAACAATGAAGGATGAGGGTGTGGTTGCTCTCTGGAGAGGCAACACTGCAAATGTCATCCGTTATTTCCCCACTCAG GCCTTGAACTTTGCATTTAAGGACTACTTCAAGAGGCTTTTCAATTTCAAGAAGGATAGGGATGGTTACTGGAAATGGTTTGCTGGCAACTTGGGCTCAGGAGGTGCTGCTGGTGCCTCATCCCTTTTATTTGTCTACTCCCTCGACTATGCCCGTACCCGTCTGGCTAATGATGCAAAGGCTGCAAAGAAGGGCGGAGGAGGACGACAATTCAATGGTCTCATTGATGTCTACAAGAAGACATTGGCATCTGATGGTGTTGCTGGTCTTTACCGTGGTTTCAACATTTCCTGTGTTGGAATCATCGTGTATCGTGGTCTTTACTTTGGAATGTATGATTCCCTGAAGCCAGTTCTCCTGACCGGATCTTTGCAG GATAGTTTCTTTGCTAGCTTTGGTCTTGGATGGCTCATCACCAATGGTGCAGGTCTAGCATCTTACCCAATTGACACTGTCCGAAGAAGAATGATGATGACCTCAGGGGAAGCTGTGAAGTACAAGAGCTCAATGGATGCATTTACCCAAATCCTCAAGAACGAGGGTCCCAAGTCCTTGTTTAAGGGAGCTGGTGCTAACATCCTTCGTGCTGTTGCTGGTGCTGGTGTGCTTGCTGGCTATGACAAGTTGCAGGTGGTGTTCTTCGGCAAGAAGTATGGATCCGGTGGTGCTTAA
- the LOC130749048 gene encoding E3 ubiquitin-protein ligase BIG BROTHER, translated as MNDGRPMGVHYMDGGGFPYAVNENFVDFYQGHNQMPVNYAFSGSMPEQESAYWSMNMNPYKFGLSGPGNTSYYSSYEVNDHLPRMEINRTDWEYPSVMITEEPATTDSPTRRDGTTSMQTIPEECSPNHHESSSSQVIWQDDIDPDNMTYEELLDLGEAVGTQSRGLSQELIDMLPTSKYKFSSLFKRKNSEKRCVICQMTYRRGDQQMKLPCNHLYHGECITKWLSINKKCPVCNIEVFGEDSTQ; from the exons ATGAATGATGGTAGACCAATGGGGGTGCATTACATGGATGGTGGTGGCTTTCCTTATGCTGTGAATGAAAACTTTGTGGATTTCTATCAAGGCCACAACCAAATGCCAGTGAATTATGCATTTTCTGGGTCAATGCCTGAGCAG GAAAGTGCCTACTGGTCAATGAACATGAATCCCTATAAATTTGGATTGTCTGGCCCTGGGAATACATCTTATTATAGTTCGTATGAGGTGAATGATCATTTGCCAAGAATGGAGATCAACAGGACTGATTGGGAATACCCTTCGGTAATGATCACCGAGGAACCAGCTACAACGGATTCGCCAactagaagagatggaaccacaAGCATGCAGACTATCCCTGAAGAAT GCAGTCCAAATCATCATGAGTCCAGTAGTAGCCAG GTCATATGGCAAGACGACATTGATCCTGATAATATGACTTATGAG GAACTACTGGACCTGGGAGAGGCAGTTGGAACTCAAAGCCGAGGTCTTTCCCAAGAACTTATTGATATGCTTCCAACCTCAAAGTACAAATTTAGTAGCTTATTCAAACGAAAAAATTCTGAGAAAAG GTGTGTAATTTGTCAGATGACATATAGAAGAGGTGACCAGCAAATGAAATTGCCATGCAACCATCTCTATCATGGTGAATGCATTACCAAATGGCTTAGCATTAACAAG AAATGTCCTGTCTGCAACATTGAGGTTTTCGGTGAGGACTCAACGCAGTAG